In the genome of Impatiens glandulifera chromosome 6, dImpGla2.1, whole genome shotgun sequence, the window taattaatatttgaccaataatttatacatatatgtCAACTTAATTTTTGTGTAtttgtttaacaatttttttttaattagttgtttaaaattattgttaattattggatgtataaatatattaaatgaaaccATTAATACATTTCCCAACTTAACTTATGtgtatttgtttaataaacaattttgtttaaatttattttttaattagttgtttaaaattattgttgaatattaattattgaatatataaaagatatttaaatgaaaccATTAATACATTTCCAATTTATTGGATTTTGGTCTTGGTTTAGTACAACCAATCTAACATagtcatattttaatttattgaaaaaccttgaCCCAATCCGATATGAATCACACTTATTAaaatagagagaaataaaatacaaatgtCCATATCTAATCTTGGCCAATTTGTAGATGGTTTCACAAATTGGACTAAAAAACCTATAAATTGttgaattgaagaagatgtttGAAAGATAAATAATCAACTTTTACACAAATAAATTTCCCTAAGAGGTTACAAATGACCAGATATCTGCATTAAGATTCTCTTAGTTTATCACCATTTAAGACATTGTTCTTCATTCATATAAACAATTATTGGATATTCTTGTTGTATTGTTAATATTTGCAAATTGGTTTTTCCTTTTTAACAtcttatttgtttgattttttaaattataacagtTTTTTGACATGAACTTATTCTCGAGGTGGCAATCTCGATTCCTCTTCGTTATTACCCTTTTAATCAGTAAATCGAATTTGAAACTTTAGTCTTTTAAGCAACCATTCTAAATAGAGTGAGAAATTGAGAATCAAATTTGAAACTACCTACCTACGGCAGGGAACCATACAAAGTAGAAGAGTTTATTTCATCTTAACAATGTATTTTGTCactaaatatgtaaatattttctgATCATGATATGCATCCCAAATGTTTTGACAACAAAAAGCTTCACCATTACATTGGGCAAAAGTTCGTTTCATATAAATGAGCTtctaaatgaacataatttGGACAATGAGAAAGAACGGATAAGACAAAGCAAACAATTCAGAACCATGGACATACAAAAGAAATGAATGACAAGCTAAATCTTATTTAGTAATAGATCTGAATATTTAGTTGTTCAAGAAGACAATCAATTCAGAAAACATATGACATAAATGTATTATTCTGGGCAAGTACTACAGATTCAAGAACAAATACACCATCACCACATTACAAGTACTTATAGTTGGCCAAAAGATGATTCTAAGCCAAAATCCATAAAATGCAATTTCAAAAATAGCAGCAATTGTCTATGCTAATTAAGCACACACAATTGAATGTCAAAATTGTGGAAAGTGATCTTGATGATCAAGATGAAATCTAATTTCTATCTGACAAGTTTCTTTTCATTTGGCTAATGGGGAGGCTGCAGATTCAACAATCCTTTAAACAGGCCTTCCAATGAACAAACAACCTTCTCATCAACAAGGGAAGAAGAATCTCAATGATTTGCAAAACAACGCGTGTACAAAATTAAGGCAGACATGTTCTTCAACACAAAATATCTTAACAACAACcatttgatgaaaattaaattCTGCCCAGATTAGTAGATTTCTGTATATTATCAAGGCAACCATGTTCTTGAACCAAAACAAATCTAGAAACTCAACATATCATAATCAGAGTAAATAACAGCTAGAATTGCAGATGATGCTAACAAACAATTAAAGAAGAATAAACCAGCTAAAGCTCCATAATAAGTTGAGTTCAATTTCAAGGtaaaaaaacatacaatttCCCCAAGTTTTACTACTAACAAAATATAACTTTCGCAAAGTTCAAATGATCTTACCTTATGTGTTAAGGATGGAGAATCAAAGTTACACATATAATCAATCAATCTCACTACCAGCTAGAAGGCCAGTACATGTGAATTGTGTATCCAGTCTTCCAATTATCTAAGAATATAACTTTCTTCACTGACCAGAAAGAAACCGCAATCGCAAACAACATCACTGTGCGCTGCAAGTTCGCATTCCTCGCCTTTACTAGAAGATGAACTACAAGTGCAAGCAACAATCCGACAACCGTATACAAAAACCCAACTGAAAATCCCTCTGCTCCCAGTTGCATTCCAGTTCCTTTGTAAAAGAAGACCAACTTGTTTGGATCGTTTCTGTCCGTCATAAACATAGGCATCTTCCTAATTATATTGTGCATTGTTCCAGAAACACTGAAGAAATAGACGAAAACCGCCCCTCCCATCCATAGTTTTTTGCTGTGTAGAATAGTTTCCCCTGCAATAAACTTTTTCACAGCAAAAGGGAAACAAATTAACAGAGCAACTATGATGAAAACTACTTGTTTCTTGGAAAGAACCGGCGGACGATGAAGTGGGCCAACAATGAGATTCGTCTTCGATTCAACGAATTGAACCATGGCATCAGCAAGTCTAGAGAATTCGCCAGCGTCCATTTGGAAAGAATCGTCCTTTAGACTAACAGCAGTTGGAGGGACGATGCGGATGTGGGGAAGTGAATTGACGCCGAATTTAGCGAAGGTGGATTGGGATTCTTTAAACTCTATCGTACAGAAGAAGAGTTTAGATCTAGATGATGGATTGTCTTTGTTGTTCTCGATGAAGGAGGATGATAGTAGATCGAATTCTTTTAACAGACTTTTGAGATGAAGTTCGGCCTTGTCGTGGAGCTGAAGGGCATCGAAGAAGATGATGAGAGAGTAAGATCGGGGGGTTTTGGAGGAGAGGAATTGGGAGATGAGGTGGTCATTGAGGTGGATTACGCCGGTTTCAGATTGGGATTGACGGTAGAGGAGATCGGAAACTAGATCGTCGTCGGAGCAGGAGGAGGTTGTGAAGAGAGTGATGAAGGAGAAGAGGAtgattaggagagagaaaagatgCGACATTGCAGCTGCAGCCATAGCCAATGGTTGAAGATCTTCCGGTCGAGACGACTTCTATGAGATTCAGacctgaagaagaagaagaagacttaAGGCGAATTTACTAAACAAGGGCTATTAATAAATGGGCtgatttttcatattatttaatcttaataaaattaataaataaaatcaaacataaataaacttttagTGTATAAGTTGAATAATGTGAGTCAAATAAAGATAATAAGCTTAAACGAT includes:
- the LOC124942310 gene encoding probable dolichyl-diphosphooligosaccharide--protein glycosyltransferase subunit 3B, with translation MAAAAMSHLFSLLIILFSFITLFTTSSCSDDDLVSDLLYRQSQSETGVIHLNDHLISQFLSSKTPRSYSLIIFFDALQLHDKAELHLKSLLKEFDLLSSSFIENNKDNPSSRSKLFFCTIEFKESQSTFAKFGVNSLPHIRIVPPTAVSLKDDSFQMDAGEFSRLADAMVQFVESKTNLIVGPLHRPPVLSKKQVVFIIVALLICFPFAVKKFIAGETILHSKKLWMGGAVFVYFFSVSGTMHNIIRKMPMFMTDRNDPNKLVFFYKGTGMQLGAEGFSVGFLYTVVGLLLALVVHLLVKARNANLQRTVMLFAIAVSFWSVKKVIFLDNWKTGYTIHMYWPSSW